From one Lotus japonicus ecotype B-129 chromosome 3, LjGifu_v1.2 genomic stretch:
- the LOC130742884 gene encoding calcium-binding protein PBP1-like, with amino-acid sequence MATTPNSHQQQAQFQDHLPLMANKLGGDGLIDELCNGFNLLMDAEKGVITFDSLKRNAHFLGLQDLSDEDLRSMIVEGDFDRDGALSQMEFCVLMFRLSPELMERSQMWLEQVLEQEMKDFL; translated from the coding sequence ATGGCTACTACACCAAACTCCCACCAACAACAAGCTCAGTTCCAAGACCACCTACCTCTCATGGCCAACAAGCTAGGAGGTGATGGCCTAATAGACGAGCTCTGCAACGGGTTTAACCTCTTGATGGATGCAGAAAAAGGGGTCATTACTTTTGATAGTCTCAAGAGGAATGCCCATTTTCTTGGGCTACAGGACCTCAGTGATGAGGATCTTCGTTCCATGATCGTGGAAGGTGATTTTGATCGTGATGGGGCTCTAAGTCAGATGGAGTTTTGTGTCTTGATGTTTAGACTGAGTCCTGAACTCATGGAAAGGTCTCAGATGTGGTTGGAGCAAGTGCTTGAGCAAGAAATGAAagattttttgtaa